In Patescibacteria group bacterium, one DNA window encodes the following:
- a CDS encoding pitrilysin family protein: MYKKTSLKSGLRFIHVPVKDIDTATFLVLFGVGSKYETDKIAGLSHFLEHMFFKGTTKRPDSMAISEYLDEVGGEYNAFTSKEYTGYYAKVASKHIERGVDFVSDILLHSKFDASELEKERGVIIEEMNMYRDMPANYVSELFEKLLYGNTPAGELIVGHKESILGVKRDDFVNYFKSHYLIKNAVVCMAGNIDEKESMDLAEKYLGEFIDGKKVDKEKVIEKQEKSEILVFNKKTDQTHLCLGVRSFDMFSEKRYPLLLLSVILGGGMSSRLFSEIREKRGLAYYVRANSEEYTDSGYMVVQAGVKNENADDAIKVCIDEFKKIKDVKVSEKELKKAKEFIKGRTLIGLESSDEKAMFFSMQEVLKNKIETIEEKFKKIDAVTVEDVQKIAQEIFVNEKLNLSIIGPIENKDEYLKLLSL; encoded by the coding sequence ATGTATAAAAAAACAAGTTTAAAATCAGGTTTGAGATTTATTCATGTGCCTGTAAAAGATATTGATACAGCAACTTTTTTAGTTCTTTTTGGAGTTGGTTCAAAATATGAAACTGACAAGATAGCTGGATTATCGCATTTTTTGGAGCATATGTTTTTTAAAGGTACTACAAAAAGACCAGATTCGATGGCAATTTCAGAATATTTGGATGAGGTTGGAGGAGAATACAATGCTTTTACTTCAAAAGAATATACTGGATATTATGCCAAGGTTGCTTCTAAGCATATTGAGCGAGGCGTTGATTTTGTTTCTGATATTTTATTACATTCTAAATTTGATGCTAGTGAATTGGAAAAAGAACGCGGTGTTATAATTGAAGAAATGAATATGTATCGTGATATGCCAGCCAATTATGTTTCTGAATTATTTGAAAAATTGTTGTATGGAAATACACCAGCAGGAGAATTAATTGTTGGACATAAAGAATCAATTTTGGGAGTCAAGCGTGATGATTTTGTAAATTATTTTAAAAGTCACTATTTGATAAAAAATGCAGTTGTCTGTATGGCTGGAAATATTGATGAAAAAGAAAGTATGGATTTGGCAGAAAAATATTTAGGTGAGTTTATCGATGGAAAAAAAGTTGATAAAGAAAAAGTTATTGAAAAGCAAGAAAAGTCAGAGATTTTAGTTTTTAATAAAAAAACTGATCAAACGCATTTATGTTTAGGAGTAAGAAGCTTTGATATGTTTTCGGAAAAACGTTATCCATTGTTATTGTTGTCAGTAATTTTAGGTGGCGGAATGAGCTCTAGATTATTTTCGGAAATTAGAGAAAAAAGAGGATTAGCTTATTATGTTCGGGCAAATTCAGAGGAATATACTGATTCTGGATATATGGTTGTCCAAGCTGGTGTTAAAAATGAAAATGCTGATGATGCAATAAAGGTTTGTATTGATGAATTTAAAAAAATAAAAGACGTAAAAGTTTCTGAAAAAGAATTAAAAAAGGCAAAAGAATTTATTAAGGGCAGGACTTTGATTGGCTTGGAATCTTCTGATGAAAAAGCAATGTTTTTTTCAATGCAGGAAGTTTTGAAAAATAAAATAGAGACCATAGAAGAAAAATTTAAAAAAATCGATGCAGTAACAGTAGAAGATGTTCAAAAAATTGCTCAAGAAATTTTTGTTAACGAAAAATTGAATTTATCAATCATTGGACCGATAGAGAATAAGGATGAATATTTAAAATTGTTGAGTTTGTAA
- a CDS encoding GGDEF domain-containing protein — MPTGDVPTFNPEEERGEEGRTFTRPGIEEVPTTEELEDGGKGVEAREARRIYVDLMERRFGPAIAKKGVPEDVFREQLESLKEQAREMAQERINGEKDELTGLWRKETFARLFDVEIEHMDNYKPGEVLVLLAVDLDKFKKTNDILGHDAADLKVGEFGEVSMSKRRKTDFGGRMGGGDEFCFALTRVKEGDIDKVMNRFMDSVRSIDLGHDLGNLTASIGVKIIHKEDSKMPFVDERKDADFAAYMAKRNGRNRWIRTDSEEMKEKEKGEDWFLMNLREDNARKLDRYAAYPDLLANFEETLKIQARLDYQLYLNENLAKKET; from the coding sequence ATGCCAACAGGTGATGTGCCTACATTTAATCCAGAAGAAGAAAGAGGAGAAGAAGGAAGAACTTTTACAAGACCTGGGATCGAAGAAGTTCCAACTACTGAAGAATTGGAAGATGGAGGAAAAGGAGTAGAGGCCAGAGAAGCGAGAAGAATTTATGTAGATTTAATGGAAAGACGATTTGGTCCGGCTATTGCAAAAAAGGGTGTGCCAGAGGATGTGTTTAGAGAACAGCTAGAATCCTTGAAGGAACAAGCTCGAGAAATGGCTCAAGAAAGAATTAATGGCGAAAAGGATGAATTAACTGGTCTTTGGAGAAAAGAAACTTTTGCTAGATTGTTTGATGTTGAAATTGAGCATATGGATAATTATAAGCCTGGTGAAGTTTTGGTGTTATTAGCAGTTGATTTGGATAAATTTAAAAAAACAAATGATATTTTAGGTCATGATGCTGCTGATCTTAAAGTCGGAGAATTTGGAGAGGTTTCGATGTCAAAGAGAAGGAAAACTGATTTTGGCGGTAGAATGGGTGGAGGCGATGAATTTTGTTTTGCATTAACAAGAGTAAAGGAAGGAGATATTGATAAAGTAATGAATCGTTTCATGGATTCTGTTCGTTCAATTGATTTAGGGCATGATTTAGGTAATTTAACTGCAAGTATTGGAGTAAAAATAATTCATAAAGAAGATAGTAAAATGCCATTTGTTGATGAAAGAAAAGATGCTGATTTTGCTGCTTATATGGCAAAAAGAAATGGAAGAAATAGATGGATAAGAACAGATAGTGAAGAAATGAAGGAAAAAGAAAAAGGCGAAGATTGGTTTTTGATGAATTTGAGGGAAGATAATGCGAGAAAATTGGATAGATATGCAGCCTATCCAGATCTTTTAGCCAATTTTGAAGAAACATTAAAAATTCAGGCAAGGCTTGATTATCAATTATATTTAAATGAAAATTTAGCAAAAAAAGAGACATAA
- a CDS encoding glycine--tRNA ligase, which yields MENLMDKIVSLAKRRGFIFPSSEIYGGFSSCYDYGPIGVELKNNIKQQWWKTMVHDREDIVGLDASILMSPKVWYASGHLSAGFADPMAECKKCNKRFRADHLKEQAITKCPECGGELGEVRKFNLMMKTFVGPLENDSSITYLRAETCQGIYVNFKNVLDTMRPKIPFGIAQIGKAFRNEITPGNFTYRMREFEQMEQQFFIRPGENEKYFEEWKKLRMQWYVDLGINPEKLKFHEHAKEDLAHYAKAAFDIEYDFPFDNKELEGIHDRGDWDLSNHAKSSKQDLSYFDTKLNTKFVPNIIETSAGADRACLAFLVDAYHEESVKDQVRVVLKFHPKIAPIKIAVLPLAKNKTEITDLARKIFNDLKTKFVSMYDDSGSIGKLYRRQDEIGTPYCVTIDFDSLEDKKVTVRDRDSMEQERVEIEGLKDYFEKKIGY from the coding sequence ATGGAAAATTTAATGGATAAAATTGTATCATTAGCAAAAAGACGCGGATTTATATTTCCGTCTTCAGAAATTTATGGTGGATTTTCTTCTTGTTATGATTACGGTCCAATTGGAGTTGAATTAAAAAATAATATTAAGCAACAATGGTGGAAAACAATGGTTCATGATCGAGAAGACATTGTCGGATTAGATGCTTCGATTTTAATGTCGCCAAAAGTTTGGTATGCATCTGGCCATTTGTCAGCTGGTTTTGCAGACCCAATGGCAGAATGTAAAAAATGCAACAAAAGGTTTCGCGCAGATCATTTGAAGGAGCAAGCAATTACAAAATGTCCAGAATGTGGTGGTGAATTGGGCGAGGTTAGAAAATTTAATTTAATGATGAAGACATTTGTTGGTCCACTTGAAAATGATTCAAGTATTACTTATCTTCGGGCTGAAACTTGCCAAGGTATTTATGTTAATTTTAAAAATGTTTTAGATACAATGAGACCAAAGATTCCTTTTGGTATTGCACAAATTGGAAAAGCTTTTCGCAATGAAATTACACCAGGTAATTTTACTTACAGAATGAGAGAATTTGAACAAATGGAGCAACAATTTTTTATAAGACCAGGTGAGAATGAAAAATATTTTGAAGAATGGAAAAAATTGAGAATGCAATGGTATGTTGATCTTGGCATAAATCCAGAAAAATTAAAATTTCATGAACATGCAAAAGAAGATTTAGCGCATTATGCTAAAGCTGCTTTTGATATTGAATATGATTTTCCTTTTGATAATAAAGAATTAGAAGGTATTCATGATCGTGGTGATTGGGATCTTTCTAATCATGCAAAATCTTCAAAACAAGACCTGTCATATTTCGATACTAAGCTGAACACAAAATTTGTTCCGAACATTATTGAGACTTCAGCTGGTGCTGATCGAGCTTGTTTAGCATTTTTGGTAGATGCTTATCATGAAGAATCCGTTAAAGATCAAGTTAGAGTGGTATTAAAATTTCATCCAAAAATTGCACCTATTAAAATTGCAGTTTTACCATTAGCAAAAAATAAAACTGAAATTACTGATTTGGCAAGAAAAATATTTAATGATTTAAAAACAAAATTTGTTTCAATGTATGATGATTCTGGAAGTATTGGAAAATTATACAGAAGACAAGATGAGATTGGGACACCATATTGTGTGACTATTGATTTTGATAGTTTGGAAGATAAAAAAGTGACTGTTAGAGATCGAGACTCAATGGAACAAGAAAGAGTTGAAATTGAGGGATTAAAAGATTATTTTGAGAAAAAAATAGGATATTAA
- a CDS encoding FAD-binding protein has protein sequence MPDKFDVVIVGAGPAGLFAAYELVSMRPDLKVCIVEKGKLVQDRTKKDIMNGVGGSGTFSDGKLHVTPVLSHETMLSLVGLSEYQRVVDGVDRSFTKHGAPENYFPKDEDQDVVRRLVDEALIQGMRLVPRRVRHVGSDKLPKVMQSFQDHLIAHGVVFRTCCFIERLHEVEGKCKGVVISGGDIILADNVLLVPGRPGATWLQRLAKHFNLGLSYEKVLIGVRVEFPEVIMRKYADVMYEAIFLIQTPTHDDLVRTFCPCPGGKVATENYDEGFVGVNGHSSSKHDSGNSNFAFLTEVQLDAPIENTTLYAQAIAKVATTLGGGRPVLQRLADLRAGRRSTWDRIRKSNVRPTLEDVTPGDIAMALSGRIVTNLLEGLEILERVMPGINDGSTLLYAPELKPRSSRIGTDVNLMTKMPGLFMAGDGAGVSGNIVGAAATGVIAARGILKNFS, from the coding sequence ATGCCAGACAAGTTCGATGTTGTGATCGTAGGTGCTGGGCCGGCTGGTTTGTTTGCAGCGTATGAGTTGGTTTCGATGAGGCCTGATTTGAAGGTTTGTATTGTTGAGAAAGGTAAGCTGGTTCAAGATAGAACAAAGAAAGACATTATGAATGGCGTAGGTGGATCAGGGACTTTTTCTGATGGAAAGCTTCATGTGACGCCTGTTTTGAGTCATGAGACAATGTTGAGTTTAGTTGGATTGTCAGAATACCAGAGAGTTGTTGATGGCGTTGATAGGTCATTTACAAAACATGGTGCTCCAGAAAATTATTTTCCAAAAGATGAAGATCAAGATGTAGTGAGAAGATTGGTTGATGAAGCATTGATTCAGGGAATGAGGTTGGTTCCAAGAAGAGTTCGACATGTTGGTTCGGACAAATTGCCTAAAGTAATGCAAAGTTTTCAGGATCATCTGATTGCACACGGAGTTGTTTTTCGCACTTGTTGTTTTATTGAGAGACTTCATGAAGTTGAAGGAAAATGCAAGGGTGTAGTAATAAGTGGTGGAGATATTATTTTGGCAGATAATGTTTTGTTGGTACCTGGTCGTCCTGGAGCAACTTGGCTACAAAGATTGGCTAAGCATTTTAATCTTGGTTTGAGCTATGAAAAGGTGTTGATTGGTGTTCGAGTTGAATTTCCAGAAGTAATTATGAGAAAATATGCAGATGTAATGTATGAAGCAATCTTTTTAATCCAAACTCCTACTCATGATGATTTGGTCAGGACTTTTTGTCCTTGTCCTGGAGGTAAGGTTGCAACAGAGAATTATGATGAAGGTTTTGTAGGTGTCAATGGTCATTCAAGTTCAAAGCATGATTCTGGCAATTCAAACTTTGCTTTTTTGACAGAAGTGCAATTGGATGCGCCAATAGAGAATACAACGCTTTATGCTCAAGCTATTGCGAAAGTTGCGACGACTTTGGGTGGAGGAAGACCAGTTTTGCAAAGATTGGCTGATTTGAGAGCAGGTAGGAGAAGTACGTGGGATAGAATTAGAAAGAGCAATGTTCGTCCAACTTTGGAGGATGTAACGCCGGGTGATATTGCAATGGCATTGTCAGGAAGGATTGTGACAAATCTATTGGAGGGATTGGAAATTTTGGAAAGAGTAATGCCTGGTATTAATGATGGTTCAACTCTTTTGTATGCACCAGAATTGAAACCTAGGTCATCAAGAATTGGTACTGATGTAAATTTGATGACAAAAATGCCTGGACTTTTTATGGCTGGTGATGGTGCTGGTGTTTCTGGAAATATTGTTGGAGCAGCTGCAACTGGAGTGATTGCAGCTCGTGGAATTTTGAAGAACTTTTCGTAA
- the tgt gene encoding tRNA guanosine(34) transglycosylase Tgt produces MSFKLIGKKNKARIGILKTAHGEVKTPFFMSIATSGFIKGLTTDEMREIKAPVILSNTYHLMLRPGEKLIKKAGGLHKFMNWNGPILTDSGGFQVFSLAKFRKISDDGVKFKSNIDGKEYFLTPKKAIQIEQDLGSDIMMVLDECVENPASYDIAREAVMRTTSWADLCKKQQSKKTNKQLLFGIVQGSLYKDLRKKSAEDLIKIGFDGYAIGGLAVGESKKEMNKMVEYTANLLPENKPRYLMGVGYPEDIVKAVSLGVDMFDCVIPTRNARHGMLFTDLKNVNLKKGTVKYKAMHITNEKYKEDFKPVDKNCDCELCKNYSRSYLRHLFMSKSFLGQRLATLHNLRFYIRLMDEIRENVL; encoded by the coding sequence ATGAGTTTTAAATTGATTGGAAAAAAGAATAAAGCGAGGATCGGTATATTAAAAACCGCACATGGAGAAGTAAAAACTCCTTTTTTTATGTCGATTGCAACATCAGGATTTATTAAGGGTTTGACTACAGATGAGATGAGAGAAATTAAAGCGCCAGTAATTTTAAGTAATACTTATCATCTGATGCTTAGGCCAGGTGAAAAATTAATTAAGAAAGCCGGTGGTTTGCATAAATTCATGAATTGGAATGGTCCAATATTGACTGATTCTGGTGGTTTTCAGGTTTTTAGTTTGGCAAAATTTAGAAAAATTTCTGATGATGGTGTGAAATTTAAATCAAATATTGATGGTAAAGAATATTTTTTAACTCCTAAAAAGGCGATTCAGATTGAACAAGATCTTGGTTCAGATATTATGATGGTGCTTGATGAATGTGTGGAAAATCCGGCTAGTTATGATATTGCACGAGAGGCTGTTATGAGGACGACAAGTTGGGCTGATCTTTGTAAAAAACAACAAAGCAAAAAAACAAATAAACAACTTCTTTTTGGAATTGTGCAAGGATCATTATATAAAGATTTGCGAAAGAAAAGTGCTGAAGATTTGATTAAAATTGGATTTGATGGTTATGCAATTGGTGGATTGGCAGTTGGTGAATCAAAAAAAGAAATGAATAAAATGGTTGAATATACTGCGAATTTATTACCAGAAAATAAGCCAAGATATTTGATGGGCGTTGGATATCCTGAAGATATTGTTAAGGCAGTGTCTTTGGGTGTTGATATGTTTGATTGTGTTATTCCAACTAGAAATGCAAGACATGGAATGTTATTTACAGATTTGAAAAATGTAAATTTAAAAAAAGGAACTGTGAAATATAAGGCAATGCATATTACGAATGAAAAATACAAAGAAGATTTTAAACCTGTTGATAAGAATTGTGATTGTGAATTATGTAAAAATTATTCAAGAAGTTATTTACGGCATTTATTTATGTCAAAAAGTTTTTTGGGACAAAGATTGGCAACATTACATAATTTGAGATTTTATATAAGATTAATGGATGAGATTAGAGAGAACGTACTTTAG
- a CDS encoding TPM domain-containing protein: MRLIKLLFITALLFSLPCFIYAEDFPEKSDKLVNDYSRIFNNVDNIEQKLVDFERNNQARMIIVVLPVKGDMNDYADQLFSQWNVGGREDKGILFLISSEKKEAALKLSYGLSENLKQEQIDDLVSNGINPALLEGNYTQAVDLGAKNLEKILKGEYNGVQSKSSNNLVFGVIFLFVVLFIIIASAYGRQERRRIIYNKEK, translated from the coding sequence ATGAGATTAATTAAATTATTATTTATAACTGCATTGTTATTTTCATTACCTTGTTTTATTTATGCTGAAGATTTTCCGGAAAAATCCGATAAGCTAGTTAATGATTATTCGAGAATTTTTAATAATGTAGATAATATAGAACAGAAGTTAGTTGATTTTGAGAGAAATAATCAAGCTAGAATGATAATTGTTGTTTTGCCGGTAAAAGGAGATATGAATGATTATGCTGACCAATTATTTTCACAATGGAATGTTGGTGGAAGAGAAGATAAAGGAATTTTGTTTTTAATTAGTTCTGAAAAAAAAGAAGCAGCTTTGAAATTAAGCTATGGTTTAAGTGAAAATTTAAAACAGGAACAAATTGATGACTTGGTTTCTAATGGAATAAATCCGGCATTGTTGGAAGGCAATTATACGCAAGCAGTTGATTTAGGAGCAAAAAACCTAGAAAAGATTTTAAAAGGGGAGTATAATGGCGTACAGTCTAAATCAAGCAATAATTTGGTTTTCGGAGTAATATTTTTGTTTGTTGTATTGTTTATAATTATTGCTTCAGCTTATGGAAGACAAGAAAGGCGAAGAATAATTTATAATAAAGAAAAATGA
- the recO gene encoding DNA repair protein RecO: protein MPTYKTKGIIIKRVNYKEADKILTIFTPNMGKISALAKGVRKTTSKLGGHLELFGSVNLILAEGKGFDIVTSVEKNCHFKNLCFDLDKASHAYYVCELVDKFTHENFKDTRLYDLLFLTLDAVNCEIALNKKLDLILSSFKIKLLHILGFLPDLKKCVKCGKKDRENYFSSFLGGLICKDCFDVDRESLKISFECLKVLNFLELNNFENIKRLKIERKLSLEIEKVLDQFIRFNLERECKAKKLLNDVERLNVKLLNG from the coding sequence GTGCCTACATACAAGACAAAAGGAATTATCATAAAAAGAGTGAATTATAAAGAAGCAGATAAAATTCTGACTATTTTTACTCCAAATATGGGAAAAATATCGGCTTTAGCAAAAGGAGTTAGAAAGACAACTTCTAAGCTTGGTGGGCATTTGGAATTATTTGGAAGTGTAAATTTGATTTTGGCTGAAGGCAAAGGTTTTGATATCGTAACTTCTGTAGAAAAAAATTGTCATTTTAAAAATTTGTGCTTTGATTTAGATAAAGCTTCGCATGCTTATTATGTTTGCGAATTAGTTGATAAATTTACTCACGAAAATTTTAAGGATACAAGATTGTACGATTTATTGTTTTTAACTTTAGATGCAGTAAATTGTGAAATTGCGTTAAATAAAAAATTGGATTTAATTTTGAGCAGCTTTAAGATTAAATTATTGCATATTTTGGGATTTTTGCCTGATTTGAAAAAGTGCGTTAAATGTGGTAAAAAGGATAGGGAAAATTATTTCAGCTCATTTTTAGGCGGTTTGATTTGCAAGGATTGTTTTGATGTAGATCGCGAGAGTTTAAAGATATCTTTTGAATGTTTGAAAGTTTTGAATTTTTTGGAACTTAATAATTTTGAAAATATCAAAAGATTAAAGATTGAAAGAAAATTAAGTTTGGAAATTGAAAAAGTGCTAGATCAATTTATTAGATTTAATTTGGAAAGAGAATGTAAGGCAAAGAAGTTGTTAAATGATGTTGAAAGGCTTAATGTTAAATTGCTAAATGGCTAA
- a CDS encoding class I tRNA ligase family protein, whose protein sequence is MFKKVDPRQDFIKLEHDVLDFWNKNRMFYKLQKKNHGKEPWSFIDGPITANNPMGVHHAWGRTLKDVFQRYKAMQGFDQRWQNGFDCQGLWVEVEVEKDLGFNSKKEIEKFGLDNFSKACKERIEKYSEIQTEQSKRLGQWMDWRNSYYTYSDDNIEAIWTFLEKCKRNGWLYKGYSVMPWCTRCGTALSQHELSDDGWKEVVHEAVYIKLKRKSEEAEINEYFLVWTTTPWTLPANVALAVNPKVKYVRAMKDGETYIIAKALVAKVLGEAEIMEEVDGKSLLGLHYEGPFDELPVQSGVEHKVIAWEDVGEDEGTGIVHIAPGCGEEDYQLSKTNNLKIIAPIDEFGNYVDGFDWLNKKNVHSIKKEIFSSLKEKGNFLKTADIKHRYPFCWRCKEELVFRAVSEWFIDVSEVREPMKKAAEKVGWLPESVGKRMQDWLDNMGDWVISRKRYWGLPLPLYECECGEVTAVQSRKELLELSNQQSTNLILARHGRSEWNVEGKVDSIMPGSNLDWKGLEEAEQLALEMKKRGVDVIYTSSFLRCKKTAEKVAQICGIELVEDERLKEQNFGEWSGQKVSNFEKDLTAFFEQTQDIKAGKNGETIKDLFSRALSFYEEIIAKHKNKTVVIVSHDGVLAALEAIMKGRDKMRNVMKVTAQNAKAHEFNILGNGTVIPELHRPWIDELKIVCPKCGKEVSRIKDVGDCWLDAGIVPFSTLKYFSDKEYWAKWFPAEFVCEMRAQVRLWFYSMLFMAVTLEDETPYKQVLAYEEVRDEKGKPMHKSSGNAIWFDEAAEKMGADVMRWMYCVQNPAYNLRFGYRSAEAIRRKLILLWNVYSFFVLYANIDNFKPAENSKLMLNNKLDQWIISALNALIAECNKEMDKFNAQRVMEKCEKFLDDLANWYVRRSRRRFWKSENDDDKNQAYQTLYTVLTNFVKLIAPVVPFVSEEMYQNLERQSVGTSEIGSVHLCNYPKADLSLIDAKLNNEMDLTRTIAKLGLAARAKAQMKARQPLAMLNVKSGKVSDDLVAILQDELNVKAIEFVEKIDFEVIEKKNKKKYISKEKGFEVEGDGNVVVALQTDLTEELELEGLAREVVRQIQSMRKEADYQIADRIKVCFELGDKGKKVCQKFEKYIEKETLATELEEGKKEVDLGKDVKVGKEEGWIGVKR, encoded by the coding sequence ATGTTTAAAAAAGTAGATCCAAGACAAGATTTTATTAAATTAGAGCATGATGTTCTTGATTTTTGGAATAAAAATCGCATGTTCTATAAATTGCAAAAAAAGAATCATGGCAAAGAGCCTTGGTCTTTTATTGATGGTCCAATTACTGCTAATAATCCAATGGGAGTGCATCATGCGTGGGGAAGGACATTGAAAGACGTTTTTCAACGCTACAAAGCAATGCAAGGATTTGATCAGCGTTGGCAGAATGGTTTTGATTGCCAAGGATTATGGGTTGAAGTAGAAGTTGAAAAAGATCTAGGATTTAATTCAAAAAAAGAGATTGAAAAATTTGGTTTGGATAATTTTTCTAAAGCATGCAAAGAAAGAATAGAAAAATATTCTGAAATTCAGACTGAACAATCAAAGAGATTAGGACAGTGGATGGATTGGCGAAATTCTTATTATACTTATTCAGATGATAATATTGAGGCAATCTGGACTTTTTTAGAAAAATGCAAAAGAAATGGTTGGTTGTATAAAGGATATTCAGTAATGCCTTGGTGTACAAGATGTGGGACAGCATTGTCACAACATGAATTGTCAGATGATGGTTGGAAAGAAGTTGTTCATGAGGCAGTATATATTAAGTTAAAAAGAAAAAGTGAAGAAGCTGAAATTAACGAATACTTTTTAGTTTGGACAACAACTCCTTGGACATTGCCAGCAAATGTGGCTTTGGCTGTAAATCCAAAAGTAAAATATGTTCGGGCAATGAAAGATGGTGAGACATATATTATTGCTAAAGCTTTGGTTGCCAAAGTTTTGGGTGAAGCTGAAATTATGGAAGAGGTTGATGGTAAAAGTTTATTAGGTTTGCATTATGAAGGTCCATTTGATGAATTGCCTGTGCAATCTGGAGTCGAACATAAAGTAATTGCTTGGGAAGATGTTGGTGAGGATGAAGGTACTGGAATTGTACATATTGCTCCTGGGTGCGGTGAAGAGGATTATCAATTATCAAAAACAAATAATTTGAAGATTATCGCGCCAATTGATGAGTTTGGTAATTATGTTGACGGTTTTGATTGGCTGAACAAAAAAAATGTTCACTCAATTAAGAAAGAAATTTTTTCATCTTTGAAAGAAAAAGGCAATTTTTTAAAGACTGCGGATATTAAACATCGCTACCCATTTTGTTGGAGATGCAAAGAAGAATTAGTATTTAGAGCTGTTTCAGAGTGGTTTATTGATGTTTCAGAAGTAAGAGAGCCAATGAAAAAAGCTGCTGAAAAGGTTGGTTGGTTGCCAGAATCTGTTGGAAAGAGAATGCAAGATTGGCTTGATAATATGGGCGATTGGGTAATTTCTCGTAAACGATATTGGGGTTTGCCATTGCCTCTTTATGAATGTGAATGTGGAGAAGTAACTGCTGTTCAATCAAGAAAAGAGCTTTTAGAATTATCAAATCAGCAATCAACAAATTTAATTTTAGCAAGGCATGGGAGAAGCGAGTGGAATGTTGAAGGCAAGGTTGATTCAATAATGCCAGGTTCAAACTTAGATTGGAAAGGACTAGAAGAGGCAGAACAATTAGCATTGGAAATGAAAAAAAGAGGTGTTGATGTAATTTACACATCATCGTTTTTGCGATGCAAAAAAACTGCTGAAAAAGTTGCTCAAATTTGCGGCATTGAATTAGTTGAAGATGAAAGATTGAAAGAACAAAATTTTGGTGAATGGTCGGGACAGAAAGTCTCTAATTTTGAAAAAGATTTAACTGCATTCTTTGAGCAAACTCAAGATATAAAAGCTGGAAAAAATGGCGAAACAATAAAAGATCTTTTTTCTCGAGCACTTTCTTTTTATGAAGAAATAATTGCCAAGCATAAGAATAAAACAGTTGTAATTGTTTCTCATGATGGTGTATTAGCTGCTTTGGAAGCAATAATGAAAGGTAGAGACAAAATGAGAAATGTAATGAAAGTTACAGCACAAAATGCAAAAGCGCATGAATTTAATATTTTAGGAAATGGTACGGTAATTCCTGAATTGCATCGTCCTTGGATAGATGAATTAAAGATAGTTTGTCCAAAATGTGGCAAAGAAGTTTCAAGAATCAAAGATGTTGGAGATTGCTGGCTTGATGCTGGAATTGTGCCATTTTCAACTTTAAAGTATTTTAGTGATAAAGAATATTGGGCAAAATGGTTTCCAGCTGAATTTGTTTGTGAAATGCGCGCTCAAGTTAGATTGTGGTTTTATTCGATGTTGTTTATGGCTGTAACATTGGAAGATGAGACGCCATATAAGCAAGTATTGGCTTATGAAGAGGTAAGAGATGAAAAAGGCAAGCCAATGCATAAATCATCGGGCAATGCGATTTGGTTTGATGAAGCAGCAGAAAAAATGGGTGCTGATGTAATGAGATGGATGTATTGTGTGCAAAATCCAGCTTACAATCTTAGATTTGGTTATAGATCGGCAGAAGCGATTAGACGCAAATTAATTTTGTTATGGAATGTGTATTCCTTTTTTGTGTTATATGCGAACATTGATAACTTTAAACCTGCAGAAAATAGTAAATTAATGCTGAACAATAAACTTGATCAGTGGATTATTTCGGCTTTGAATGCTTTGATTGCTGAATGCAATAAAGAAATGGACAAGTTTAACGCGCAAAGAGTAATGGAAAAATGCGAGAAATTTTTGGATGATTTGGCAAATTGGTATGTTCGAAGATCAAGAAGAAGATTTTGGAAGAGTGAAAATGATGATGATAAAAATCAAGCTTATCAAACGCTATATACTGTTTTGACTAATTTTGTGAAACTAATCGCGCCTGTCGTGCCTTTTGTGTCTGAAGAAATGTATCAGAATTTGGAGCGTCAGAGCGTCGGAACGTCAGAAATCGGAAGCGTACACCTTTGCAACTATCCAAAAGCAGATTTGAGTTTGATTGATGCGAAATTAAATAATGAAATGGATTTAACAAGGACAATTGCGAAATTAGGCTTGGCAGCACGTGCAAAAGCGCAGATGAAAGCACGACAACCATTAGCAATGTTAAACGTAAAAAGTGGAAAAGTAAGTGATGATCTTGTAGCTATTTTACAAGACGAATTGAATGTGAAGGCAATTGAATTTGTAGAGAAAATTGATTTTGAAGTTATTGAAAAAAAGAATAAGAAAAAGTATATTTCTAAGGAAAAAGGTTTTGAAGTTGAAGGCGATGGCAATGTAGTTGTTGCTCTGCAAACAGATTTGACTGAAGAATTGGAATTAGAAGGTTTAGCTCGTGAAGTTGTTAGACAAATTCAATCTATGCGTAAAGAAGCTGATTATCAGATTGCGGATAGAATTAAAGTTTGTTTTGAATTAGGCGATAAAGGCAAGAAGGTTTGTCAAAAATTTGAGAAATATATTGAGAAAGAAACTTTAGCAACTGAACTTGAAGAGGGTAAGAAGGAAGTTGATTTGGGTAAAGATGTGAAAGTTGGAAAAGAAGAAGGATGGATTGGAGTGAAGAGATAG